Below is a window of Haloterrigena alkaliphila DNA.
TCGCCTGGAGTGCGTCCATATCGATCTCGATCTGGTCCCGGTAGTAGTCGTTTTCCGTCAGGAAGAACCCGTCGATCATCTCCTCGGGGAGTTCGAAGTGGTCGGCCGCCAGCGAGACGACCTCGTCACGATTCTCGAAGATGTAGTCGACGACGCTCACGTAGTCCTCGCCCCACGCTTCGACGGCGTCGGACTTGTTCTCGAGCGCGCGGTCCGACGCGATGGTAAAGGCGAAGGGGTAGGCCCCGTCGAACGCGTCGTGGCTCGTGAACACCTCGGTGAATCCCTGGCTGCGCGGCTCCCCGGCGAACAGCGCTGGAAAGATCGCCGCGTCGAAAATTCCGTCCTGGAGTCCCTCGACGAACGTCGGGAAGCCCTGTTCCTGGAAGTCGACGTCGTCCTCGCTGAGGCCGATCTCGTCCAGCATCTTCACGTAGACCGCGTGGATCCCCGTGCCGGTCGCGTTGACGCCCAGCGTCGCCCCCTCGAGGTCCTCCGGGTCGGTGATGTCCGAGTCCGGCAGCGAGTAGATCTCGAAGCCGAAGTGGTCGGGGTGGGCGTCCCAGAAGTCCGTCGCGATCGCCGTCATGCCGCCTGGACCCGTGACCGCACCGCCGTAGCTCTCGGTCGTGACCAGCCCCATGTCCGCCTCTCCGGCGGCGATCGCGTTGACCGTATCGGGCGTGCTCGAGTTTCGTGAAACCTCGAGTTCGTAGGCGTCGCCGAGGTTGTCGAGTTGATCCTGAATGTCGGGGATATCCAGCAACGAACCCAGATTTTCGACCGGGACGACGAAATTGAACCTGAGTGTCCCTGTATCCGATCCACCCGTACATCCCGCTAGTCCCGCGAGGCCGGCGGTTGCCGCCGCTGCACCTGTTTTGAGGAAGGTCCTCCTGTTACTTGGTAGCATATGCGCCCAAATTCGCTATACTGGTAAAAAGGTTGTGGTGAACGACAGACATCGACACGTATTATATATCGACTATACTGGACGAGTATCTTTCTGCGTTGAGTCGACCAACTCCGGCGACGAGAAGCGTCCTGTCGGACTAGTCGTCGACTACCCGAGCGTCGTTGCAGACATCGACTGCCTGCGTGTGGACGAGCGCACGTTCCAAAGTCGCAGTCTCGAGTCCGCTAATGGGACGAAAATCCCAGTAAAAGAGCAGATATACCGGCGTTTAGGACGTGTTTCGTTCGCGGCGCCGAGTCGCGCCGTTGTCGGCGCCGTACCCGAGTCGGCTCTCGGCTCGCTGTGCACCGGTCGTCGACCGTACGTGGGAGCGCCATTTCGGAGTAGTTCTCGGTCGACCGGCCGATTTGCGGAGCGGTACTGGCCGTCGGTCGGTCCGTTCGTCCCGGTAGTGACCGACCGATCCGGCAGTACAGTTACGAGCGATCGTTCCCGTCCCTGTGCTTGTCCAGCACGTCCCAGTCCGGCGTTATCCCGAGTCCCGGCTCTTCCGGGAGCGTGATCGAGCCGCCCGACGGCTGCGGCGGCGACTCGTAGATTTCGTTGCCGACGCTCCAGACGATGTCGTGGAATTCGACCAGGTTGCCGGCAGCGAGACCCGTGTACAGGTGCGCGTTCTGGAAGGGCCAGCCACCGCCGTGAACGAGCCGGAGATTGAACGCGTCCGCCATCCCGGCGACGCTCGTCGCCTCGGTGAATCCGCCGACGAAACACGCGTTCGGCATGCTGATGTCGACCGCTCCGTTTTCGATGAGTTCCCGGTGTCGGAAGCGGTGGCCCTCGTTCTGCCCTGCAGCGATCGGAACCCGCGTTCGGCTCCGGAGGTCCGCCAGCAGCGACGCGTCGTTCCCGTAGACCGGCTCCTCGAACCAGCTGAGCGAGACCGACGCCGACTCGAGCCGGTTACACAACTCGAGCGCCTCGTCGACCGAGTACAGGTAGTTCGCATCGATCGCGAGCCCGATGTCGTCGCCGATCGCGTCGCGGACCGCGGTCACTCGCTCCGCGTCGATCCTCGGCGTCGCCCACTCGCCCTTGCCGACGACGATCTTGATGCGATCCGCGCCGTCGGAAACGAGGTCGCTCGCGATCTCGGCGAGTCGCTCCTCGTCCCGGATCGCTCGCCCGATCGTGTGGTACACCGGAACCGTCTCGGACGCCCCGCCCAGGAGGCGCCAGACCGGTTCGTCGTACGCCTTCCCCTTGATATCCCAGAGCGCGATGTCGACGGCGCTCACTGCCGTGCTCCAGGTTCCCGTCTGCGCTCGCGGATTGAGTTCGCGGTACAGCCGGTCCCAGACGCGCTCCGTCTCGATCGGGTTCCGTCCGGTTACCAGCGGTGCGATCTGCTCGTTGACGAACGACGCCGTGGCCTCCGGATAGAGGTAGCCGGTCTCACCGTATCCGGTGATTCCCTCGTCCGTTTCGACGGTGACGAACACGATCGTGTCCTCCACGTCATCCCCGCCGGGAACGTCGGCGGGAACTGTGTACGTCGACGCTCGTACGCTTGTGATTTCCATACAGGAATCCCATCGGTA
It encodes the following:
- a CDS encoding ABC transporter substrate-binding protein → MLDIPDIQDQLDNLGDAYELEVSRNSSTPDTVNAIAAGEADMGLVTTESYGGAVTGPGGMTAIATDFWDAHPDHFGFEIYSLPDSDITDPEDLEGATLGVNATGTGIHAVYVKMLDEIGLSEDDVDFQEQGFPTFVEGLQDGIFDAAIFPALFAGEPRSQGFTEVFTSHDAFDGAYPFAFTIASDRALENKSDAVEAWGEDYVSVVDYIFENRDEVVSLAADHFELPEEMIDGFFLTENDYYRDQIEIDMDALQATMDELVDLGIHDESFDVQEYATNEYIEDHL
- a CDS encoding mandelate racemase/muconate lactonizing enzyme family protein; this encodes MEITSVRASTYTVPADVPGGDDVEDTIVFVTVETDEGITGYGETGYLYPEATASFVNEQIAPLVTGRNPIETERVWDRLYRELNPRAQTGTWSTAVSAVDIALWDIKGKAYDEPVWRLLGGASETVPVYHTIGRAIRDEERLAEIASDLVSDGADRIKIVVGKGEWATPRIDAERVTAVRDAIGDDIGLAIDANYLYSVDEALELCNRLESASVSLSWFEEPVYGNDASLLADLRSRTRVPIAAGQNEGHRFRHRELIENGAVDISMPNACFVGGFTEATSVAGMADAFNLRLVHGGGWPFQNAHLYTGLAAGNLVEFHDIVWSVGNEIYESPPQPSGGSITLPEEPGLGITPDWDVLDKHRDGNDRS